A window of the Lepus europaeus isolate LE1 chromosome 5, mLepTim1.pri, whole genome shotgun sequence genome harbors these coding sequences:
- the CCN1 gene encoding CCN family member 1, whose amino-acid sequence MSSRTARALACAVTLLHLTRLALSTCPAVCHCPLEAPKCAPGVGLVRDGCGCCKVCAKQLNEDCSKTQPCDHTKGLECNFGASPTALKGICRAQSEGRPCEYNSRIYQNGESFQPNCKHQCTCIDGAVGCIPLCPQELSLPNLGCPNPRLVKVAGQCCEEWVCDEDSVKEPAEDDDERDEQDDLLGKGLGFDASEVELTRNNELIAVGKGGPLKRLPVFGMEPRILYNPLHGQKCIVQTTSWSQCSKTCGTGISTRVTNDNSECRLVKETRICEVRPCGQPMYSSLKKGKKCSKTKKSPEAVRFTYAGCSSVKKYRPKYCGSCVDGRCCMPQQTRTVKMRFRCEDGETFSKNVMMIQSCRCSFNCPHANEAAFPFYRLFNDIHKFRD is encoded by the exons ATGAGCTCCCGCACCGCCAGGGCGCTCGCCTGCGCCGTCACCCTTCTCCACTTGACCAGGCTG gCGCTCTCCACCTGCCCCGCCGTCTGCCACTGCCCCCTGGAGGCGCCCAAGTGCGCCCCGGGAGTCGGGTTGGTCCGGGACGGCTGCGGCTGCTGCAAGGTCTGCGCCAAGCAGCTCAACGAGGACTGCAGCAAAACGCAGCCCTGCGACCACACCAAGGGGCTGGAATGCAACTTCGGCGCCAGCCCCACCGCTCTGAAGGGGATCTGCAGAG ccCAGTCGGAAGGCCGACCCTGTGAATACAACTCCCGGATCTACCAGAATGGGGAGAGTTTCCAGCCTAACTGTAAACACCAGTGTACGTGCATCGATGGCGCCGTGGGCTGCATTCCGCTGTGTCCCCAGGAACTGTCTCTCCCCAACTTGGGCTGCCCCAACCCCCGGCTGGTCAAAGTTGCCGGGCAGTGCTGCGAGGAATGGGTCTGTGACGAGGACAGCGTCAAGGAACCCGCGGAGGACGACGACGAGCGGGACGAGCAGGACGACCTCCTGGGCAAGGGGCTGGGCTTCGACGCCTCCGAGGTGGAGTTAACGAGAAACAACGAATTGATTGCCGTGGGAAAAGGCGGCCCGCTGAAGAGGCTCCCTG TTTTTGGCATGGAGCCTCGCATCCTATACAACCCCTTGCACGGCCAGAAGTGTATCGTTCAGACCACTTCATGGTCCCAGTGCTCAAAGACCTGTGGAACCGGCATCTCCACCCGGGTTACCAATGACAACTCCGAATGCCGCCTGGTGAAAGAGACCCGGATCTGTGAAGTGCGGCCTTGTGGACAGCCCATGTACAGCAGCCTGAAA AAGGGCAAGAAATGCAGCAAGACCAAGAAGTCTCCCGAAGCAGTCAGGTTCACCTACGCTGGGTGTTCGAGCGTGAAGAAATACCGGCCCAAGTACTGCGGCTCGTGCGTGGACGGCCGGTGCTGCATGCCCCAGCAGACCAGGACGGTGAAGATGCGCTTCCGCTGTGAGGACGGCGAGACGTTCTCCAAGAACGTCATGATGATTCAGTCCTGCAGGTGCAGCTTCAACTGCCCGCATGCCAACGAGGCCGCCTTTCCCTTCTACAGGCTGTTCAATGACATTCACAAATTTCGGGACTAA